A DNA window from Enoplosus armatus isolate fEnoArm2 chromosome 9, fEnoArm2.hap1, whole genome shotgun sequence contains the following coding sequences:
- the gask1a gene encoding Golgi-associated kinase 1A has protein sequence MTVTLPLPLPPADMDRRPSRALSSAGESSSRPGVTEPPSAAAFQLPLTHDPSEAKKNPGSLDRRKALSKPEAAIKKDDSSRCRSFTEQDFPDSDHRGVRISPDLRPLPWLSEDDVWKMELLAGGEVVSKARVPAHGQVLQHGPSHRHPETHSQRCQQGHCSLIKRTDDWFEVFAFHLDRVLGLNRSLPAVLRTFHSEILPYRYISGTPRPVVWWDPEIQHLADRDNDQNSVPLSWHQYQELLRVHCGIEADLRSAPCVGVHHSEWGRLALFDFLLQVNDRLDRCCCGFAPEPTDLCVENLLHAKCGNTKGLLLVHILVRKADPSTLVFIDNAGRPQQSSDNLNFRLVEGIDEFPERAVSVLQSGCLESLLLRSLYTDRELWDSRGGASGLRPLIHTVERRGKILLQHIRDKKLQLKRDL, from the exons ATGACGGTGactctccctctgcctttgCCACCCGCTGACATGGACCGGCGGCCGTCCCGAGCCCTGAGCTCCGCGGGGGAGTCCAGTTCCAGGCCCGGGGTCACGGAGCCCCCTTCAGCCGCTGCCTTCCAGCTGCCACTCACTCAC GATCCCTCCGAAGCGAAGAAGAATCCTGGGTCTTTGGACCGTAGAAAGGCTTTGTCCAAACCGGAGGCAGCCATAAAGAAAGACGACAGCAGTCGGTGTCGGAGCTTTACAGAGCAGGACTTCCCGGATAGTGACCACAGGGGGGTCAGGATTAGTCCAGATCTCCGGCCTCTTCCCTGGCTCAGCGAGGATGACGTCTGGAAGATGGAGCTCCTCGCTGGGGGCGAGGTGGTCAGTAAGGCCAGGGTGCCTGCACACGGACAGGTGCtccag CATGGACCCAGCCACAGACACCCAGAAACCCACAGCCAGCGCTGCCAGCAGGGGCACTGCTCCCTGATCAAACGCACTGATGACTGGTTTGAAGTGTTTGCTTTCCACCTGGACAGGGTTCTGGGACTCAACAGAAGTCTCCCTGCGGTGCTGAGGACTTTCCACAGCGAGATTTTACCGTATCGATACATCAGCGGCACCCCCAGACCTGTGGTGTGGTGGGATCCAGAGATTCAGCACCTCGCCGACAGAGACAACGACCAGAACTCAGTACCACTCAGCTGGCACCAGTACCAGGAGCTGCTGCGGGTGCACTGTGGGATTGAAGCAGACCTGAGGTCAGCGCCCTGTGTGGGAGTTCACCACTCAGAGTGGGGGAGACTGGCTCTCTTTGACTTCTTATTACAG GTGAACGACCGCCTGGACAGGTGCTGCTGTGGTTTCGCGCCTGAGCCGACAGACCTCTGCGTGGAGAACCTGCTGCACGCCAAGTGTGGCAACACCAAAGGCCTGCTGCTGGTCCACATCCTG gtgaggAAGGCAGATCCCTCCACGCTGGTGTTCATAGACAATGCCGGCAGACCGCAGCAGTCCAGTGACAACCTCAACTTCAGGCTGGTTGAGGGCATTGATGA GTTTCCAGAGAGAGCGGTGTCGGTGCTCCAGTCAGGCTGCCTGGAGAGTCTTCTTCTACGCTCCCTTTACACAGACAGGGAACTCTGGGACAGCCGAGGCGGGGCCAGCGGCCTCAGGCCTCTCATCCACACCGTGGAGCGCCGAGGGAAGATTCTCCTCCAGCACATCAGGGACAAGAAACTACAGCTCAAGAGGGACCTGTGA
- the pomgnt2 gene encoding protein O-linked-mannose beta-1,4-N-acetylglucosaminyltransferase 2 isoform X2, protein MRASVAGCRMSVGALLNGLLVSVVAALLWKYSKLSEHAALLEEELHMTRQSQEISQARIDYHVALQALQEHGTRMVCTGKMHTDRICRFDYLCYCSEAEEFVFFHSNSSVMLPNLGSRRFQPALLDLSSVEDHNTQYFNFLELPAATLKFMPKPVFVPDVTLILNRFNPDNLMHVFHDDLLPAFYTMKQYSDLDDEARLVFMEGWGEGPHFDLYRLLSSKQPLLKEQLRNFGKLMCFTKSYVGLSKMTTWYQYGFVQPQGPKANMLVSGNEIRQFARALMEKMNITRKDKEKKDEYIVVFSRSTTRLILNEAELIMALAQEFQMRVVTVSLEEQSFPSIVQVISGSSMLVSMHGAQLITSLFLPRGAVVVELFPFAVNPEQYTPYKTLASLPGMDLHYVSWRNTKEENTITHPDRPWEQGGIVHLEKEEQERILSSKDVPRHLCCRNPEWLFRIYQDTLVDIPSFLEVLKEGTKTKPSLKKSKPASTVHPGRVRGPQCQTSVQTTNEAKLTVSWQIPWNLKYLKVREVKYEVWIQEQGENTYMPYILPQQNYTFSENIKPFTTYLVWVRCIFNKNLLGPFADVLTCRT, encoded by the exons atgcGGGCTTCAGTGGCGGGCTGCAGGATGAGCGTGGGAGCGCTCCTTAACGGGCTGCTGGTCTCTGTGGTCGCAGCACTGCTTTGGAAGTATTCCAAGCTGAGTGAGCATGCTgccctgctggaggaggagctgcacatGACACGGCAGTCCCAGGAGATCTCGCAGGCCCGCATTGACTACCATGTTGCCCTGCAGGCCCTTCAGGAACATGGCACCCGCATGGTCTGCACCGGCAAGATGCACACTGACCGCATCTGCCGCTTTGACTACCTGTGCTACTGCTCTGAGGCAGAGGAGTTTGTGTTCTTCCACTCCAATTCCTCCGTCATGTTGCCTAACCTGGGTTCTAGGCGTTTCCAACCTGCCCTGCTTGACTTGTCCTCAGTAGAGGATCACAACACCCAGTACTTCAACTTTTTAGAGCTCCCAGCCGCTACCTTAAAGTTTATGCCCAAGCCAGTGTTTGTACCAGATGTGACACTGATCCTGAACAGGTTTAATCCAGACAACCTAATGCACGTATTCCACGATGACCTGCTCCCAGCCTTCTATACTATGAAACAGTATTCAGACTTAGATGATGAGGCTCGTTTGGTTTTTATGGAGGGCTGGGGTGAAGGCCCACACTTTGACCTCTACCGACTTCTCAGCAGCAAGCAGCCACTGCTCAAAGAGCAGCTTAGGAACTTTGGCAAGCTCATGTGTTTTACAAAATCTTATGTGGGCTTGTCCAAGATGACCACCTGGTACCAGTACGGTTTTGTTCAGCCACAGGGGCCCAAAGCCAACATGTTGGTCTCAGGGAATGAGATCCGGCAGTTTGCCAGGGCtctgatggagaaaatgaacatcacaagg AAggacaaagagaagaaggatGAATACATTGTTGTGTTTAGTCGTTCAACGACGAGGCTGATTCTGAATGAAGCAGAGCTAATCATGGCTCTGGCCCAGGAGTTCCAGATGAGAGTGGTCACGGTATCCCTGGAGGAACAGTCCTTCCCCAGCATCGTCCAGGTGATCAGTGGGTCCTCCATGTTAGTCAGTATGCATGGAGCTCAGCTTATCACCTCACTCTTCCTCCCCAGAGGAGCTGTTGTGGTGGAGCTGTTCCCTTTTGCTGTTAACCCAGAGCAGTACACCCCTTATAAAACCCTTGCCTCCCTTCCAGGCATGGACCTTCACTATGTCTCCTGGAGGAACACTAAGGAAGAGAACACCATCACCCACCCAGACAGACCCTGGGAACAAGGGGGCATTGTTCACTTGGAGAAGGAGGAGCAAGAGCGCATATTATCGAGCAAAGATGTCCCCAGGCACTTGTGCTGCCGCAACCCAGAGTGGCTCTTCCGGATCTACCAGGACACTTTGGTGGACATCCCTTCCTTCCTGGAAGTCCTCAAAGAGGGCACGAAGACAAAGCCCAGCTTGAAGAAGTCAAAGCCGGCCAGCACAGTCCACCCAGGCCGGGTCAGAGGACCCCAGTGTCAGACCTCAGTACAAACCACTAATGAGGCTAAACTCACCGTCTCCTGGCAGATCCCGTGGAATCTGAAATACCTGAAGGTGAGAGAAGTGAAGTACGAGGTGTGGATCCAGGAGCAGGGAGAGAACACCTACATGCCTTATATCCTTCCCCAGCAGAACTACACTTTTTCAGAGAACATTAAGCCCTTCACCACGTACCTGGTGTGGGTCAGGTGTATCTTCAACAAGAACCTCCTGGGCCCCTTTGCAGATGTTCTTACGTGCAGGACCTAG
- the pomgnt2 gene encoding protein O-linked-mannose beta-1,4-N-acetylglucosaminyltransferase 2 isoform X1, which translates to MRASVAGCRMSVGALLNGLLVSVVAALLWKYSKLSEHAALLEEELHMTRQSQEISQARIDYHVALQALQEHGTRMVCTGKMHTDRICRFDYLCYCSEAEEFVFFHSNSSVMLPNLGSRRFQPALLDLSSVEDHNTQYFNFLELPAATLKFMPKPVFVPDVTLILNRFNPDNLMHVFHDDLLPAFYTMKQYSDLDDEARLVFMEGWGEGPHFDLYRLLSSKQPLLKEQLRNFGKLMCFTKSYVGLSKMTTWYQYGFVQPQGPKANMLVSGNEIRQFARALMEKMNITRVEEVVKDGGSAEDEKDKEKKDEYIVVFSRSTTRLILNEAELIMALAQEFQMRVVTVSLEEQSFPSIVQVISGSSMLVSMHGAQLITSLFLPRGAVVVELFPFAVNPEQYTPYKTLASLPGMDLHYVSWRNTKEENTITHPDRPWEQGGIVHLEKEEQERILSSKDVPRHLCCRNPEWLFRIYQDTLVDIPSFLEVLKEGTKTKPSLKKSKPASTVHPGRVRGPQCQTSVQTTNEAKLTVSWQIPWNLKYLKVREVKYEVWIQEQGENTYMPYILPQQNYTFSENIKPFTTYLVWVRCIFNKNLLGPFADVLTCRT; encoded by the coding sequence atgcGGGCTTCAGTGGCGGGCTGCAGGATGAGCGTGGGAGCGCTCCTTAACGGGCTGCTGGTCTCTGTGGTCGCAGCACTGCTTTGGAAGTATTCCAAGCTGAGTGAGCATGCTgccctgctggaggaggagctgcacatGACACGGCAGTCCCAGGAGATCTCGCAGGCCCGCATTGACTACCATGTTGCCCTGCAGGCCCTTCAGGAACATGGCACCCGCATGGTCTGCACCGGCAAGATGCACACTGACCGCATCTGCCGCTTTGACTACCTGTGCTACTGCTCTGAGGCAGAGGAGTTTGTGTTCTTCCACTCCAATTCCTCCGTCATGTTGCCTAACCTGGGTTCTAGGCGTTTCCAACCTGCCCTGCTTGACTTGTCCTCAGTAGAGGATCACAACACCCAGTACTTCAACTTTTTAGAGCTCCCAGCCGCTACCTTAAAGTTTATGCCCAAGCCAGTGTTTGTACCAGATGTGACACTGATCCTGAACAGGTTTAATCCAGACAACCTAATGCACGTATTCCACGATGACCTGCTCCCAGCCTTCTATACTATGAAACAGTATTCAGACTTAGATGATGAGGCTCGTTTGGTTTTTATGGAGGGCTGGGGTGAAGGCCCACACTTTGACCTCTACCGACTTCTCAGCAGCAAGCAGCCACTGCTCAAAGAGCAGCTTAGGAACTTTGGCAAGCTCATGTGTTTTACAAAATCTTATGTGGGCTTGTCCAAGATGACCACCTGGTACCAGTACGGTTTTGTTCAGCCACAGGGGCCCAAAGCCAACATGTTGGTCTCAGGGAATGAGATCCGGCAGTTTGCCAGGGCtctgatggagaaaatgaacatcacaagggtggaggaggtggtcaAGGATGGAGGGAGTGCTGAAGATGAGAAggacaaagagaagaaggatGAATACATTGTTGTGTTTAGTCGTTCAACGACGAGGCTGATTCTGAATGAAGCAGAGCTAATCATGGCTCTGGCCCAGGAGTTCCAGATGAGAGTGGTCACGGTATCCCTGGAGGAACAGTCCTTCCCCAGCATCGTCCAGGTGATCAGTGGGTCCTCCATGTTAGTCAGTATGCATGGAGCTCAGCTTATCACCTCACTCTTCCTCCCCAGAGGAGCTGTTGTGGTGGAGCTGTTCCCTTTTGCTGTTAACCCAGAGCAGTACACCCCTTATAAAACCCTTGCCTCCCTTCCAGGCATGGACCTTCACTATGTCTCCTGGAGGAACACTAAGGAAGAGAACACCATCACCCACCCAGACAGACCCTGGGAACAAGGGGGCATTGTTCACTTGGAGAAGGAGGAGCAAGAGCGCATATTATCGAGCAAAGATGTCCCCAGGCACTTGTGCTGCCGCAACCCAGAGTGGCTCTTCCGGATCTACCAGGACACTTTGGTGGACATCCCTTCCTTCCTGGAAGTCCTCAAAGAGGGCACGAAGACAAAGCCCAGCTTGAAGAAGTCAAAGCCGGCCAGCACAGTCCACCCAGGCCGGGTCAGAGGACCCCAGTGTCAGACCTCAGTACAAACCACTAATGAGGCTAAACTCACCGTCTCCTGGCAGATCCCGTGGAATCTGAAATACCTGAAGGTGAGAGAAGTGAAGTACGAGGTGTGGATCCAGGAGCAGGGAGAGAACACCTACATGCCTTATATCCTTCCCCAGCAGAACTACACTTTTTCAGAGAACATTAAGCCCTTCACCACGTACCTGGTGTGGGTCAGGTGTATCTTCAACAAGAACCTCCTGGGCCCCTTTGCAGATGTTCTTACGTGCAGGACCTAG